From the genome of Oscillospiraceae bacterium:
ATTCGCAATCTTTACTAAATAGTCATAGACTTTCCGCTCGCTGCCCCAGTCATCCACATTCTCCATCAGGTCGTTCATCATCATCATCACGCGGTGGTTTGCGCCGCCGTGTTTTGGCCCTTTCAAGGAGCCAATGCCGGCCGCAATCGCGGAATAGATATCGGTACCAGTAGATGAAAGCACCCGCACTGAAAAAGTGGAGTTGTTGCCGCCGCTGTGCTCTGCATGCAGAATCATGCACAAATCGAGCAGGTGTGCTTCATCATGCGTAAACTGGCGGTCCGGACGGATGGCATCGAGAATCGACTCAGCCGTAGACTGGCTGGGATTGACCGGGTGAAAGAACATGCTCTGTTTGTCAAAGCGGCGGCGCTTTACCTGGTAGGCATAGGTCATAATGGCAGGCATCTGCGCAATCAGCTGAAAAGACTGGCGAATGCTGTTTTCTAAAGAAATATCATCGGGGTTGTCATCATAAGAATACAGTGCAAGCACAGAGCGCGCAAGCTTGTTCATAATATTGCGCGATGGTGCCTTTAAAATCATATCTTCTGCAAAGTTTTCCGGCAGCTCACGGTAATAGCTGAGCACCCGATGCAGTTTATCCAGCTGGTTGGCAGTTGGCAGCTGACCAAAGAGCAGCAGCCACACCACTTCTTCATAGCCAAAGCGGTCCGCTTTGCGGCAGCCCTCTACAATATCGGCGACATCAATGCCGCGGTAGGTCAGCCGGCCTTTATCCGGTACGCGCTCGTTATCGTCAATCAAATAGCCGTGCACCTTGCTGATTTGGGTCAGGCCCGCCAGCACACCGGTGCCATCGGGATTGCGCAGGCCGCGCTTTACACCGTACGCATCAAATTTTTCCAGCGGGATATTGTTGTGCTCCCGGAATTCATCACACAGGGTTTTCAGTTCCTTGTCAACAAACACTTGGCCGTTTTCCTGTTTTTCTTCCTGTTTATCCAAAATAATCCCCCTCTCGGCCGATGAAAATACACTGCAGCTTCTCTAGGTCTTTACAGTATCTTAAAGCTTGATTTTACAACAGCAATGTCCTAAAGTCAAGCTTTCGGCAGGGAATTCGTGCATTTTCATGCATTATATCCTGCATTTTTGTAGGATTGTCTGCATAAACAGCGCATTCTGTCGAGGGGCAGATGAATAATTCAGTGCGTTGTTCTGTAAAATGGAAGGGTGGCTTTTCTGCAGTGCCCACTGAAAAAAGCCCGGACAAACATAAGAAAAAGGAGTGTGTGACTTGAAAGGGAATGTGTCACTTCTGGTCATTTTTTTGATTCTGCTTCTGCTGCTGCCGTGCGTCAGCCTATTTACAAAGTCGGCTGCACCGCAGCGCTCAGGCAGTTCCCATGCAGCGGTCTCTCAGACAACCGTAAACTCACCAGCAGCCAGCAGCAAAAAGCCAAAGGCTGCTGTTTCCGCTGCGCCTGTGCCCGGCAAAAAAAG
Proteins encoded in this window:
- a CDS encoding citrate/2-methylcitrate synthase, producing the protein MDKQEEKQENGQVFVDKELKTLCDEFREHNNIPLEKFDAYGVKRGLRNPDGTGVLAGLTQISKVHGYLIDDNERVPDKGRLTYRGIDVADIVEGCRKADRFGYEEVVWLLLFGQLPTANQLDKLHRVLSYYRELPENFAEDMILKAPSRNIMNKLARSVLALYSYDDNPDDISLENSIRQSFQLIAQMPAIMTYAYQVKRRRFDKQSMFFHPVNPSQSTAESILDAIRPDRQFTHDEAHLLDLCMILHAEHSGGNNSTFSVRVLSSTGTDIYSAIAAGIGSLKGPKHGGANHRVMMMMNDLMENVDDWGSERKVYDYLVKIANKEVGDHSGLIYGMGHAVYTLSDPRAVILKHEAEKLAPQHEGMQAKFELFELVEKLAPKVFESVHGDTKTISANVDFYSGLVYEMLNIPPELYTPMFAVSRMPGWCAHRIEEIETAKRIMRPAYFSLSKRRPYIPLEER